A segment of the Myotis daubentonii chromosome 6, mMyoDau2.1, whole genome shotgun sequence genome:
cacatgcccttgcccggaatcaaaacctggaacccctcagtctgcaggccaatgctctatccactaagccaaaccagctagggcaataagctattattttttttttaaatatatattttattgattttttacagagaggaagggagagagatagagagctagaaacatcaatgagagagaaacatcaatcagctgcctcctgcacacctcccactagagatgtgcccgcaaccaaggtacatgcccttgaccagaatcgaacctgggacctttcagtctgcaggccgacgctctatcccctgagccaaaccggttacggctattctttaaaatatgaataaataaccTGGCTACCGAACAATTCATGTGATAGtccatttttgttaaaaaaaacacacaacaaaaacaaaaagggtaTGCACATTTGCAAAAGTAAAAAGGAGAAAGCTATCTATCAAACTTAACATTGATTATCTCTAGATTTCTCTTTGGCTCATGCCATTCAAATCATCCTGTAACGTATTTCCTGTTTAATCAAAGCACACAGgctcccagctccagctcccatCCTCCTGGCTCTCCTCCCTGAACGGATCTAAACCGCTCCCTGCAGCCCCGCAGGGATAAGAGCCCTCTCAAGTTCTGTATTTCGCTCTGCCCCACAGGCTCCCAGCTCCAGCCTCGGAGCTGCTGCCACTCAGCGCCCCCACCGTCCTCCAGGGCGCTGCAGGACCCACCGGCGTCAGCTTGCCCGTCAGCAGCAGGAGCAGCGTGCTCTTCCCCACGCCGTTGGGACCCACGATGCAGACTGCGGAAGCAAGGCAGGTGGTCAGAGAGGCCccgctccctctccctgggcccctgctctgcctcctcTGGCCACCCAACACCCACTCACTTCTTGAGTCCATGTCGATGCCAAAATCCAGGTTCTTAAAGAGTGGCTTCTGCCCCTCGTAGCCAAACGTCACACCTGAGAGCCAGGAGAGGAAGCTTCTTTTCTTTCCCGTTACCCTCAGGGCCCTGTGTCCCGGCCCTGGCGGACGGGTGCCCGCGCTCCCACCCACGCGGCCGGGCCGAGGCTACCGTGCAGGCCCAGCACGGGAGGGCTGAGCGGCGGGGGGTCGGGGAACGTGAAGCGCACAGTGTACTCCTTGGGGCGCTTCAGGAGCTCGGGCGCCTCCTGCGATTCCTCGTCCTGGTTTTTTCGTCGGCATTTCTGCTGCTTCCGAGTCAGGGCTTCCTTTGTTTGCTTTTcctgcagagaaaagggaaagggagaaacccTCACCTGCACAGTGGCCCCTGAAATGCAGGCCGGTGTCCGAGTGTCTCTTTGTCCACTCTCCTGAGGAGAGCCCCCATCGCAGGAGCCCCCGCGTGCTCACCGCCTGCTTGGTGGACTTGCCGCCCGCCTTCAGCTCCTTCAGCTTCTTCTCCTGCTTCTCATACTGCTTCAGCAGCTCCTTCTGCTTTTGCTGGTACATCTTCTTGAAGGTCACTGGGCAGAGCGGATGGACATCAGTGGGTGCCCCTCTCCCAGCCACCGAGGGGGTGATCAGGACTGAGGGTGATGGGACTGACGGGCGTCCATGCCCAGATTCTGAGGCCCAGCTCCTCACCATGGTGAGCCCACTTACTGTAATTGCCCCTGTAGTAGTGGAGCCGCTGGGCGTCGAGGTGGATGATGTCAGTGCAGACGTCATCCAGGAAGCCCTGGTCATGGGAGACGATGAGCAACGTCTTCCGCCAGCCCTGCAGGTAGCTGGGTTTTAGAGCAGAGTGTGGAAAGGTCACAATGGTCACGTCAGGGTTCAGTTGGGCAGCAGACAGGTGGGGGCTAGGGAGGGAGGGCCGGCTGGACCAAGCACCAAGGGCAGATGGGGAGAGCTAGAGAAGGAGGCAGCACGGCACCACCGGTGCCGAGGCCGGAGGCCAGGGCGATGGACGCACTTGTTGAGCCAGATGACAGCATTGAGGTCCAGGTGGTTGGTGGGCTcgtccagcagcagcagcgtggGCTCCATGAACAGCGCCCTGGAGGGGGGCAGCCAAGGGCAGGGTCAGAGCGGGAGACCTTGCTCAGAGGACCCCAGAGCAGCCCCAGTAGGTGGAGCCCGAGACCATGAACTTCCTTCCCAACCTCTCCTCAGAGGAGCTCCTGTGCAGAAGGCATCGATAACGTCCCCCAGGGAGAGACATGAGGAGCCTGGGGCCCACCGCCAccaaggaggggagagcagcCAGCCTtgaacctccctgctggccttggcaggatgggaagaagggaaagggccTGGTGTTTGAGGCTGAAGGGAGGGCAGTAGGTGGGCAgcccccacctggccagggagaCACGCATGCGCCAGCCTCCCGAGAACTTCTGTGTGGGCCGATTCTGCATTTCAGGATCGAACCCCAGACCAGCCAGGATCCGCCGGGCTTTGGCCTCTGCGGCTGCCGCGCCAGTAGCCCTCAGTTCCTCATAcacctgggagagggagaagaggtcACAGGCCGAGGTCACAGGAACCCTGAGGGCTCAGCCTGTGAGCCTGCCGAGTCCTCTACCTTCTCCAGCCGCTCAGCTGCTGTGTCGTCGCCCTGCTCCAGCTGCGCCTGAAGCTGTCGCTCCTCCTCCAGCAGCTTCAATCGCTTGGTGTCGGCTCGAAGAACAGCCTGCACTGCGGGTGTTTCATCCGCTACcacctctgggggtggggaggacagtcAGGCCACCCCGGGGTCAGGGTCCTACGCCCCCTGCCCTTCAGCACTATTTCTGGTTTGCCTGATCCTGCCCAGCTCTATGTGCCTGTTCCGAATGAAACACCCTGCGTCCCACACTTCTCCCCCTGCTGTAGCATCACTTCCCAGGCTCCCCACATGACTTTCCCAAGCCCCCTTCATAACGGCTCCTCTCCCAGCGCCCCGGAGCCCCACAGCCTCACCCTGCTCACAGAGCAGCACATCGATGTTGGGGGGGATGCTCAAGGCGCGGTTGGCAATGTGCTTGAGGAGAGTGGTCTTGCCCTTGCTGGGGATGAGAAATCAGGACCAAGCTGCACTGAGaaatccttctcttccttccagcctcgccccctctgcccccagcccctcctctcctcacccgTTGGGCCCCACTAGCCCATAGCGGCGGCCGGCCACTATGTACAGGTCTGCGTTGACGAACAGCTCCTTGCCGTGGGCGGAGATGCTGAACTTCTCCAGCTGTGGCCACCAGGGAAGCGgtgcagagggaaggaaggggcacAATGAGGCTCTCCCCCAGCTGGTGGCTACAGCCTCTCCCTGCAGGGGGACCCCTGGCAAGTCCAGGCCTCCAGCACAGCCCCTCCTACCTTGCAGGGCCTCTCCCTGTCCACTGCCTCTAACAGCTCGTGCACACCCTATGCGTCCAGCCTGTCCCACAACTTCCCTCCAAGGGTGGGCCCTCTACTTCTACTGATTTTTCTATCTTCTCGCTCAAGATGCAGAACTCCAGGTGTGGAAACCGCCTCCAAGCATTCCCACCGTGGACAAGCCCGCACACCCACGCACACACCCACGTCCCTGGCTGCTGGGCCATGCCGCAGAGAACAGGCACTTCCCTGGGCGGGGAAAGACACCCTCACCTTGATGTCAGACGCATTCTCTAGCATGGCCTGGCGAGAGGACACCTCTGCTTGCGACACGGAAAAGTCATTCTCAGCAGCGTTGGCGGCCTTTAACGACGCCACCTGGCGCTCATACTCCATCTGAGGAGGAGGGGCAACCACTGTCACCAGCTCAGCTCCGCCACCACGATCCCACCCAGGTCCCCAGACACCGCCAGAGCCCCCACTCCCCTCACTCTGCGTGTTCTGCCTGAGGCAGCACTCAGAGCTCTCCTCTTGTCCCCACCTTCACAGGCCCTCTAGCTGAAGCTTAAAAATATCGAATGTTCCTACCTTTTCCCACTAGGAATCCAAGGACTTACCTGTTTcttcagctttttcttctcttttttgctAAGGTGGGCATAGGGATCATTGGCCTTAgactccccttcttcctcctctccttcctcctcggAACCCTGTGAGAACCAGGAAGTGGTAAAACACCAGGGCCCCTTCTAGAGCTCGCCTACGCCGTCTCCGTCAGCTCTCCCCCTCTGCGGACACTGTGGCGGCCTCTCGCACCCACCCGGTCTCCTCCGTCCATTTCTGCCACCACGCATGGGGCCCGGCACCAGCGGAGGACCCAGGAAACTGCCTGTGCTCCTGCCCCCCGAGCTGCCAGCACGTGACTGGGTCCCTCTCCTCACGCACCAGGTGTTACTGGAGCGCACACAGTGACATGCAGAGAAGGGGTCTGGAAGCCCTAGCCACAGGCGCTAAGGGTGCAACAAGCCAGGACAGGAGGCACGGGGCATACAGGGACTGCGGAGACCATGGACTCCTGCGTCCCATGCGGATGAGGTAACTGAGAACCGAGGAGGGAAGATGCACTCAAGGCCACACACACAGACCGTCTCAATCCAATGCCaggtctcttcctctctggatcAGGGGCTGCAATCTGTGGCCCATGGGCCCAATCAGACCCAAGGCCTGTTTCTATATGGCCCTGAGGTAAGCATGGTTtagcccggtgtggctcagtggttgagtgttgacctatgaaccaggtcaccagttcaattcctggtcaggcacatgcccggcttgcggGCTCAGTCCCGGTGGGAACTGcgcaggggcagggtgggagctgatcaatgtctctctctcttcctatcactctgaaaatcaataaaaacgtattttaaaaaaagaatggcttttacatattcaaaaatacttttacatatctgttttttaaaaaaggaggaaccCGAGACTAGCCCCATCTTGACAGCTGCTGTCCTGGTGTGCGAGGGCTCTCGGGAAGAACCTGCGGGTCTCGATTCACTGGGGAGGGCAGTGAGTGCCCGGCAGTGCCCAGATCAGAAACACAGGCTTCCCAGCTCCTAGGCAGAATGGGCTGTCTGTCATCTTTCCTCATACTCATGAGGGAGCTGGTACCTGCCATAGTGTGTTATAAccattttctctcttctaaaaaaagaaaaagaaagaaaaaaagaggaagaagaatataCATCAGAGACTGTATGTGGCCTGCAAAGCCAGAAATATTGCTACGTGCCAACTCCTTTACAGAAGTCTGCCCTCTCCCGCGGGTGTAGTGCCAGCACCCGGACCCCAGCCGCCTCCACACGGGAACACACACCTGCTCTGCCTTCTTGGCCTTCTCCTTCCCCGGCTTGGatggctctttttcttttgttcgTGTTTCTTCTCCATCCTCTTCACCTTCATTGTCCAGAGCGGAAAATTTATTCTGAGGCTAACAGAGAAGAGACAGGCTGATGACATGCTCCAAGTCTTGAGACCAGCACCTTCTCCTGCCGACGTCCTCCCTCACCTTGGCTTTCCCTGTTgacttctcttcctttcccctggtGCCCTTGAGTCCTGGTTGTTCCTCAGATACAGCCTGGAGAGGACATGGAgatgagacagacagacagacagacacacacacacacacatgctgatTTGCTACCTTGTTGCTTAACAAGCATTTCTCGGGATCTAGGATGAGGAGCTCACTGCGCTGAGTGGGACCAGGGAGAAAGTGAGACCCAGAACAGCCCTCACCTCCAATGGGAGATTAGAGAGTAAAGAGAAAgcgagagcattggcctgtgagcCCGGCGCGAGCCACAGGAGCGGCGGCACCCGCGCTGGAGGGCTTCCTCGAGGGCACACGCGAGAGGTgatggaggggctgggagagtcCCGGGAAGACGGAGTACAGGGCGCAGAGCAAAGGCCACACAGTCGGCTGGAAGCCAAGTGCAGTCAGGCCCTCTGAAAGGCACGCACACGGAAGACTCCCAGATGGAAGAGCAAAGACTTGAAGGCCTTTGTTTCAGATCTTGACTTTGAAAGCAACAGAATCACTGTAGACTTCCAAGTTAtaaaaagagtattttaaaaagctgaatttGATAGTTTAAGCAAGACAGACTAGAAGAGCTAGCCCAGGAGCAGGAAATCAAGCCAGCGAATTGGCCCACCACGGCCAGAAGGTGCTCCGTGGGGCGGGCGCACCTGGCAGGGCCATCACTGTCACCTTATTGATCCGATTTTTCTCCGGCTTGGCAGGCTTCGGAGggtgtttttcttcctcctcctcctcttcctcactctgATCCCGAATCAGGGCTGCAAAAGCATTGCCTCCCTGGTACGAGGGGCAGAGGAGTCAGCGGGTGATCACGACTGCGCACCCAGGCCTGCCTCCCACGCGATGGCTTACCTTGGCTTCCTTCCCGCCTCGGGATCTCAGGGCAGGTTCTGAAATGACAAACAAGATCAGGCAGGAAAGAGAATGCTGATTCTGGCTCTTCAATCTGAAACAACTCACAGATGAAGGGATGAGGCACACCCTCACCCTGGCTCAGGGCTGCAGGCCCCACTCCCATCATTACCCTCTCCCTCCTCGTCACTGGCGGGCACCGAGAGCTTCTGCAGACGCTCCAGCAGTTCCTTCTCTTCGCCATCGTCATCCACATCCTTCTTCCTCCGGCCTTTTCGGGTCTctcgtttttttttttgctgctgaaagcagagagTGAGAAGAGTCTGAGGCGCAGGTCCCTATCGTCCCTCTGCCTCAGAGTCCCATCACCGGCTGCACCCACGTGGTGGCGAGGCCTGGTGGGCCCCCGACACTtgtacctgctgctgctgctgctgctgctccttctccttgcgcactttctcttcttccccagcCTGTTTATCTTCAACTGCCAGCTCTTCAAAGAACTAGCAAGAGTTCAGGTACAGGTCAGCATGGCTCAGAtgacccagccctccctcccacccacgcCTGCTTCCTCTCTTGACAAGCCTTCTCCACAGACCTCCCAATACCATCACATGGAAACACTTGATCAAGTTCATCCTCAACCCCATTTCCTCACCGtctttttgttcttcttgtccttcttccctttcttcaccACTCTGTCTAGGAGGTGAAGCAGACATCGTGAATGCTCCCCTGCAAAGCCCTCAGATGGCCTCCACCCCATTTCACTGTGTTTCTAGCTCACCTATCATTCTCTACACATGTGCACTGTCCCACGCCACAGACACAGGTGGCTGGTCTAGGGTGGCATcgggagggaggaagcagaatTCGGAGGGTGAAGGTAGAGATGGGAAGGGAGACAGAGCAGTTCCAAATGACTCCTATGTTTGTAGCTAGCAAAACTGGGCTCCTAGTGCCACTCATTAACTTGAGGTTTAATGAAAGAGAAGgtcccctcttcccacccctgccacccaAGGCAGAACAAAGAGCCATGAATTCAACTGGGATATGGTGTCTGTGAGACGTGCAGCCACACAgaaatggttcttttttttttttttttaatatattttattgattttttacagagaggaagggagagagatagagagttagaaacatcgattagctgcctcctgcacatctcccactggggatatgcccgcaacccaggtacatgcccttgaccggaatcgaacctgggacctttcagtccgcaggccgacgctctatccactgagccaaaccggtttcggccagaaatGGTTCTTTAAGGAAATGAACTCCGAGCATTCTAGCCCAAATCACAGTGTTACGCTCAGCAGTCTTTCATCACAGCCACGGGCGGTGCTCCCAGGGCGCAAAGCGGGGCGTCAATAGAAGTTTACTGACTGAACGACTTCCAGTCTTCCCTTCTGTCCATCCCGGCTCCCCTGAACTATGTCTACCTCCCCATTCCCTTCCACCGTCAGACCAGAAGGTAACCAGCAGCTTCATGATTTCTCTTCATGTCTAGGTCTGTCCACCATCATATTCCCTCCAAACTATCCCCTCCTATCCAAAAGCACTCCTGTAATCacttagcttaaaaaaaaaaaaaaaaaaaccaccaaaacaaacaaaaaacatgaatgGCTTTCTGCTATAACAGTAAGTACTGCTCAGACCAGAAGCCCATGTGACCCACAGCAATTACTTCCCGAGGAAAATTTCAGTGCACATCTACTACGCCTAAAACTGGTCACTGATGAGGACAGTCCCTTCCGACTAAGAGGGCCTGTCCCACCTTCTCTGTACAGCATAGGGATGTTCTGGACAGtggcttctcctggctccttGATTTAGCCCCAGGCATGGAAGTCCTCCATCCAGAACACATTTCACAATCTGGCCTCTGCACTGGGTGACTGGTGTGGAGTTGCAAAGATGCGCAGGAGAAACAATGAAAGGCTGTatatgctactagaggcccggtgcacagatctgtgcaccagtggggcccctcggcctggcctgcgggatcaggccaaaaccagctctcctaccgaaacaggctctctgacatcccctgaggggtcctggattgcgagagggcgcaggccaggctgagggaacccactggtgcacgatcagggccggggagggaccgtgggagggcttgtctggcccatctcgctcagtcccgttTAGCcacaccccagcagcaagctcacctactggtcggagcatcttccccctggtggtcagtgcatattatagcaagcggttgagcagccttagcatatcattatcatataatgcttttttaaaaaatatatattttattgattttttacagagaggaagggagagggatacagagttagaaacatcgatgagagagaaacattgattcagctgcctcttgcacgccccctattggcgatgtgcccgcaacccaggtacatgcccttgaccagaatcgaacctgggacccttcagtccacaggccgaaactctatctgctgagccaaaccggttagggctatcatattacgctttgattggttgaacagacaaccggacacttagcatattaggctttcattatataggattccaagGAGCCTAATCCTAAAGATATGATGAAGGAGGATCCATTGAAGTACACGAGAAGGAAAGACATGATCAGCTCACTTTGGCAGTATCTAGGAGTGACAAATACCAGATGCTATTTTCTCCCCAAGGACTAACCCAACAGTCCCACCTCTCCTTTTAAATCTCTTGTTAAACATCACTCTGACCTTCCTGGCTACAGGGAGAGGAAAAGCCTTGCACAGGTTCAATGGTGAGAAAGTATACACCATCAAGGACAGAATAAGGCTAAGTGTGGCTAAAGCTGTTatcttccctctctctgcctagAGGCTCCTTCCCTTTACACATCACTCAAATGCTCCTAGCTTCACAAATAAAACTCTACTTAATCTTCCAATCCTCTTCCAATCACTGTTTTCTATCCTGTCTTCTGAAAAGCACAGTCCATACCACTTCCTTGTCTCCCATTCCTTTTCA
Coding sequences within it:
- the ABCF1 gene encoding ATP-binding cassette sub-family F member 1 isoform X12, which gives rise to MPKGPKQQPPEPEWIGDGEGTSAADRVVKKGKKDKKNKKTFFEELAVEDKQAGEEEKVRKEKEQQQQQQQVQQKKKRETRKGRRKKDVDDDGEEKELLERLQKLSVPASDEEGEEPALRSRGGKEAKGGNAFAALIRDQSEEEEEEEEKHPPKPAKPEKNRINKAVSEEQPGLKGTRGKEEKSTGKAKPQNKFSALDNEGEEDGEETRTKEKEPSKPGKEKAKKAEQGSEEEGEEEEGESKANDPYAHLSKKEKKKLKKQMEYERQVASLKAANAAENDFSVSQAEVSSRQAMLENASDIKLEKFSISAHGKELFVNADLYIVAGRRYGLVGPNGKGKTTLLKHIANRALSIPPNIDVLLCEQEVVADETPAVQAVLRADTKRLKLLEEERQLQAQLEQGDDTAAERLEKVYEELRATGAAAAEAKARRILAGLGFDPEMQNRPTQKFSGGWRMRVSLARALFMEPTLLLLDEPTNHLDLNAVIWLNNYLQGWRKTLLIVSHDQGFLDDVCTDIIHLDAQRLHYYRGNYMTFKKMYQQKQKELLKQYEKQEKKLKELKAGGKSTKQAEKQTKEALTRKQQKCRRKNQDEESQEAPELLKRPKEYTVRFTFPDPPPLSPPVLGLHGVTFGYEGQKPLFKNLDFGIDMDSRICIVGPNGVGKSTLLLLLTGKLTPTQGEMRKNHRLKIGFFNQQYAEQLHMEETPTEYLQQAFNLPYQDARKCLGRFGLESHAHTIQICKLSGGQKARVVFAELACREPDVLILDEPTNNLDIESIDALGEAINEYKGAVIVVSHDARLITETSCQLWVVEEQSVSQIDGDFEDYKREVLEALGEVMVNRPRE
- the ABCF1 gene encoding ATP-binding cassette sub-family F member 1 isoform X8; this encodes MPKGPKQQPPEPEWIGDGEGTSAADRVVKKGKKDKKNKKTFFEELAVEDKQAGEEEKVRKEKEQQQQQQQVQQKKKRETRKGRRKKDVDDDGEEKELLERLQKLSVPASDEEGEEPALRSRGGKEAKGGNAFAALIRDQSEEEEEEEEKHPPKPAKPEKNRINKAVSEEQPGLKGTRGKEEKSTGKAKPQNKFSALDNEGEEDGEETRTKEKEPSKPGKEKAKKAEQKRENGYNTLWQGSEEEGEEEEGESKANDPYAHLSKKEKKKLKKQMEYERQVASLKAANAAENDFSVSQAEVSSRQAMLENASDIKLEKFSISAHGKELFVNADLYIVAGRRYGLVGPNGKGKTTLLKHIANRALSIPPNIDVLLCEQEVVADETPAVQAVLRADTKRLKLLEEERQLQAQLEQGDDTAAERLEKVYEELRATGAAAAEAKARRILAGLGFDPEMQNRPTQKFSGGWRMRVSLARALFMEPTLLLLDEPTNHLDLNAVIWLNNYLQGWRKTLLIVSHDQGFLDDVCTDIIHLDAQRLHYYRGNYMTFKKMYQQKQKELLKQYEKQEKKLKELKAGGKSTKQAEKQTKEALTRKQQKCRRKNQDEESQEAPELLKRPKEYTVRFTFPDPPPLSPPVLGLHGVTFGYEGQKPLFKNLDFGIDMDSRICIVGPNGVGKSTLLLLLTGKLTPTQGEMRKNHRLKIGFFNQQYAEQLHMEETPTEYLQQAFNLPYQDARKCLGRFGLESHAHTIQICKLSGGQKARVVFAELACREPDVLILDEPTNNLDIESIDALGEAINEYKGAVIVVSHDARLITETSCQLWVVEEQSVSQIDGDFEDYKREVLEALGEVMVNRPRE
- the ABCF1 gene encoding ATP-binding cassette sub-family F member 1 isoform X11 → MPKGPKQQPPEPEWIGDGEGTSAADRVVKKGKKDKKNKKTFFEELAVEDKQAGEEEKVRKEKEQQQQQQQVQQQKKKRETRKGRRKKDVDDDGEEKELLERLQKLSVPASDEEGEEPALRSRGGKEAKGGNAFAALIRDQSEEEEEEEEKHPPKPAKPEKNRINKAVSEEQPGLKGTRGKEEKSTGKAKPQNKFSALDNEGEEDGEETRTKEKEPSKPGKEKAKKAEQGSEEEGEEEEGESKANDPYAHLSKKEKKKLKKQMEYERQVASLKAANAAENDFSVSQAEVSSRQAMLENASDIKLEKFSISAHGKELFVNADLYIVAGRRYGLVGPNGKGKTTLLKHIANRALSIPPNIDVLLCEQEVVADETPAVQAVLRADTKRLKLLEEERQLQAQLEQGDDTAAERLEKVYEELRATGAAAAEAKARRILAGLGFDPEMQNRPTQKFSGGWRMRVSLARALFMEPTLLLLDEPTNHLDLNAVIWLNNYLQGWRKTLLIVSHDQGFLDDVCTDIIHLDAQRLHYYRGNYMTFKKMYQQKQKELLKQYEKQEKKLKELKAGGKSTKQAEKQTKEALTRKQQKCRRKNQDEESQEAPELLKRPKEYTVRFTFPDPPPLSPPVLGLHGVTFGYEGQKPLFKNLDFGIDMDSRICIVGPNGVGKSTLLLLLTGKLTPTQGEMRKNHRLKIGFFNQQYAEQLHMEETPTEYLQQAFNLPYQDARKCLGRFGLESHAHTIQICKLSGGQKARVVFAELACREPDVLILDEPTNNLDIESIDALGEAINEYKGAVIVVSHDARLITETSCQLWVVEEQSVSQIDGDFEDYKREVLEALGEVMVNRPRE
- the ABCF1 gene encoding ATP-binding cassette sub-family F member 1 isoform X7, whose amino-acid sequence is MPKGPKQQPPEPEWIGDGEGTSAADRVVKKGKKDKKNKKTFFEELAVEDKQAGEEEKVRKEKEQQQQQQQVQQQKKKRETRKGRRKKDVDDDGEEKELLERLQKLSVPASDEEGEEPALRSRGGKEAKGGNAFAALIRDQSEEEEEEEEKHPPKPAKPEKNRINKAVSEEQPGLKGTRGKEEKSTGKAKPQNKFSALDNEGEEDGEETRTKEKEPSKPGKEKAKKAEQKRENGYNTLWQGSEEEGEEEEGESKANDPYAHLSKKEKKKLKKQMEYERQVASLKAANAAENDFSVSQAEVSSRQAMLENASDIKLEKFSISAHGKELFVNADLYIVAGRRYGLVGPNGKGKTTLLKHIANRALSIPPNIDVLLCEQEVVADETPAVQAVLRADTKRLKLLEEERQLQAQLEQGDDTAAERLEKVYEELRATGAAAAEAKARRILAGLGFDPEMQNRPTQKFSGGWRMRVSLARALFMEPTLLLLDEPTNHLDLNAVIWLNNYLQGWRKTLLIVSHDQGFLDDVCTDIIHLDAQRLHYYRGNYMTFKKMYQQKQKELLKQYEKQEKKLKELKAGGKSTKQAEKQTKEALTRKQQKCRRKNQDEESQEAPELLKRPKEYTVRFTFPDPPPLSPPVLGLHGVTFGYEGQKPLFKNLDFGIDMDSRICIVGPNGVGKSTLLLLLTGKLTPTQGEMRKNHRLKIGFFNQQYAEQLHMEETPTEYLQQAFNLPYQDARKCLGRFGLESHAHTIQICKLSGGQKARVVFAELACREPDVLILDEPTNNLDIESIDALGEAINEYKGAVIVVSHDARLITETSCQLWVVEEQSVSQIDGDFEDYKREVLEALGEVMVNRPRE
- the ABCF1 gene encoding ATP-binding cassette sub-family F member 1 isoform X5, encoding MLLCSENHATGSGNSTRRRQSNHNCYRDAEGSQAAAAGTRVDRGRRGHERRRVVKKGKKDKKNKKTFFEELAVEDKQAGEEEKVRKEKEQQQQQQQQKKKRETRKGRRKKDVDDDGEEKELLERLQKLSVPASDEEGEEPALRSRGGKEAKGGNAFAALIRDQSEEEEEEEEKHPPKPAKPEKNRINKAVSEEQPGLKGTRGKEEKSTGKAKPQNKFSALDNEGEEDGEETRTKEKEPSKPGKEKAKKAEQKRENGYNTLWQGSEEEGEEEEGESKANDPYAHLSKKEKKKLKKQMEYERQVASLKAANAAENDFSVSQAEVSSRQAMLENASDIKLEKFSISAHGKELFVNADLYIVAGRRYGLVGPNGKGKTTLLKHIANRALSIPPNIDVLLCEQEVVADETPAVQAVLRADTKRLKLLEEERQLQAQLEQGDDTAAERLEKVYEELRATGAAAAEAKARRILAGLGFDPEMQNRPTQKFSGGWRMRVSLARALFMEPTLLLLDEPTNHLDLNAVIWLNNYLQGWRKTLLIVSHDQGFLDDVCTDIIHLDAQRLHYYRGNYMTFKKMYQQKQKELLKQYEKQEKKLKELKAGGKSTKQAEKQTKEALTRKQQKCRRKNQDEESQEAPELLKRPKEYTVRFTFPDPPPLSPPVLGLHGVTFGYEGQKPLFKNLDFGIDMDSRICIVGPNGVGKSTLLLLLTGKLTPTQGEMRKNHRLKIGFFNQQYAEQLHMEETPTEYLQQAFNLPYQDARKCLGRFGLESHAHTIQICKLSGGQKARVVFAELACREPDVLILDEPTNNLDIESIDALGEAINEYKGAVIVVSHDARLITETSCQLWVVEEQSVSQIDGDFEDYKREVLEALGEVMVNRPRE
- the ABCF1 gene encoding ATP-binding cassette sub-family F member 1 isoform X3; the encoded protein is MLLCSENHATGSGNSTRRRQSNHNCYRDAEGSQAAAAGTRVDRGRRGHERRRVVKKGKKDKKNKKTFFEELAVEDKQAGEEEKVRKEKEQQQQQQQQQQKKKRETRKGRRKKDVDDDGEEKELLERLQKLSVPASDEEGEEPALRSRGGKEAKGGNAFAALIRDQSEEEEEEEEKHPPKPAKPEKNRINKAVSEEQPGLKGTRGKEEKSTGKAKPQNKFSALDNEGEEDGEETRTKEKEPSKPGKEKAKKAEQKRENGYNTLWQGSEEEGEEEEGESKANDPYAHLSKKEKKKLKKQMEYERQVASLKAANAAENDFSVSQAEVSSRQAMLENASDIKLEKFSISAHGKELFVNADLYIVAGRRYGLVGPNGKGKTTLLKHIANRALSIPPNIDVLLCEQEVVADETPAVQAVLRADTKRLKLLEEERQLQAQLEQGDDTAAERLEKVYEELRATGAAAAEAKARRILAGLGFDPEMQNRPTQKFSGGWRMRVSLARALFMEPTLLLLDEPTNHLDLNAVIWLNNYLQGWRKTLLIVSHDQGFLDDVCTDIIHLDAQRLHYYRGNYMTFKKMYQQKQKELLKQYEKQEKKLKELKAGGKSTKQAEKQTKEALTRKQQKCRRKNQDEESQEAPELLKRPKEYTVRFTFPDPPPLSPPVLGLHGVTFGYEGQKPLFKNLDFGIDMDSRICIVGPNGVGKSTLLLLLTGKLTPTQGEMRKNHRLKIGFFNQQYAEQLHMEETPTEYLQQAFNLPYQDARKCLGRFGLESHAHTIQICKLSGGQKARVVFAELACREPDVLILDEPTNNLDIESIDALGEAINEYKGAVIVVSHDARLITETSCQLWVVEEQSVSQIDGDFEDYKREVLEALGEVMVNRPRE